In Fibrobacter sp. UWB15, the following proteins share a genomic window:
- the rfbA gene encoding glucose-1-phosphate thymidylyltransferase RfbA, with translation MKGIVLAGGSGTRLYPLTMVTSKQLLPVYDKPMIYYPLSTLMLAGIRDILIISTPTDLPNFERLLGDGSSMGLNLSYKVQPSPDGLAQAFILGEEFIGNDCCAMVLGDNIFYGNGFSPLLKAAVKNAEENGRASVFGYFVEDPERFGVVEFDESGKVISVEEKPKEPKSNYAITGLYFYDNRVSAYAKAQKPSARGELEITDLNRVYLEQGELDVKLLGRGFAWLDTGTMDSLIEAGEFVKMVENRQGIQISAVEEIAYINGWITKEKLLESAAKYGKSPYGQHLRKVAEGKIRY, from the coding sequence ATGAAAGGAATTGTTCTCGCCGGAGGCTCCGGTACCAGGCTTTATCCGCTGACCATGGTGACGTCTAAGCAACTTTTGCCTGTTTACGACAAGCCCATGATTTATTACCCGCTGTCGACTTTGATGCTTGCGGGTATTCGCGATATCCTGATTATCTCGACTCCGACGGACTTGCCCAACTTTGAACGTTTGTTGGGCGACGGTTCCTCGATGGGGCTCAACTTGAGCTACAAGGTGCAGCCGAGCCCTGATGGACTTGCTCAGGCCTTTATCCTTGGCGAAGAATTTATCGGTAACGATTGCTGCGCCATGGTGCTCGGTGACAATATTTTCTACGGTAACGGCTTTAGCCCGCTTCTGAAGGCCGCCGTGAAGAACGCCGAAGAAAATGGCCGTGCAAGCGTGTTTGGCTACTTTGTCGAAGATCCGGAACGCTTTGGCGTGGTGGAATTCGATGAGTCGGGTAAGGTGATTTCGGTTGAAGAAAAACCGAAGGAACCCAAGAGCAACTATGCGATTACCGGTCTCTATTTCTACGACAATCGCGTGTCCGCATACGCTAAGGCTCAGAAGCCGAGCGCCCGTGGTGAACTTGAAATTACGGACTTGAACCGCGTGTACCTGGAACAGGGCGAACTCGATGTGAAACTTTTGGGCCGCGGCTTTGCTTGGCTCGATACCGGAACCATGGACAGCCTGATTGAAGCGGGCGAGTTCGTGAAGATGGTGGAAAATCGCCAAGGTATCCAGATTTCCGCTGTCGAAGAAATCGCCTACATCAACGGCTGGATTACCAAAGAAAAGCTTCTGGAATCAGCCGCCAAGTACGGAAAGTCGCCTTACGGCCAGCACCTGCGCAAGGTTGCCGAAGGCAAAATCCGCTACTAA
- the rph gene encoding ribonuclease PH, whose amino-acid sequence MAYERTDRKFDEYRNLKMTTGFISSADGSVLIEMGRTRVICNATLLPKVPDWLAGKGTGWITAEYSLLPQSTGKRVERERKGASGRTQEIQRLVGRSLRGAADLSALGENAIVVDCDVIEADGGTRTASIIGGFVALALALKKIKERLGLTQQILQHGITAISVGVVSGKPLCDLCYVEDSAADVDMNVVMQDAKNFIEVQGTGEHASFDRNMLNTLLDLGENACKDIYKKQMELIGGELP is encoded by the coding sequence ATGGCATACGAACGTACCGACAGAAAGTTTGACGAATACCGCAATTTAAAGATGACCACGGGCTTTATCTCTAGCGCCGATGGTTCTGTTCTGATTGAAATGGGCCGTACCCGCGTTATCTGTAACGCGACACTCCTCCCGAAGGTTCCTGATTGGCTCGCCGGCAAAGGTACCGGCTGGATTACCGCTGAATACAGCTTGCTCCCGCAGAGTACAGGCAAGCGTGTGGAACGCGAACGCAAGGGCGCGAGCGGCCGCACTCAAGAAATCCAGCGCCTGGTGGGCCGCTCGCTGCGCGGCGCAGCCGACCTTTCCGCCCTCGGTGAAAACGCTATCGTGGTCGACTGCGACGTGATCGAAGCCGACGGTGGCACTCGTACCGCAAGCATTATCGGCGGCTTCGTGGCCCTTGCGCTCGCCCTCAAGAAAATCAAGGAACGCCTCGGCCTCACGCAGCAGATTCTGCAGCATGGCATTACGGCAATTTCTGTCGGTGTCGTTAGCGGCAAGCCGCTTTGCGACCTCTGCTATGTGGAAGACTCCGCAGCCGATGTTGACATGAACGTGGTCATGCAAGACGCCAAGAACTTCATCGAAGTGCAAGGCACCGGAGAGCATGCAAGCTTTGACCGCAACATGCTCAACACGCTGCTTGACCTCGGCGAAAATGCCTGCAAGGACATCTACAAAAAGCAGATGGAACTGATCGGTGGCGAACTTCCGTAG
- a CDS encoding C40 family peptidase, which translates to MFSHFRTVVPLLALLCLGLTCCSFPVRTGYDRNIGDYKSVPPSETASTPPKEDTQKPTQEAVQETPSDSTKHMNSAEKARAAIKKKEAAKAAQKATPKSDLETYARKWMGAKYVYGKATRTKTDCSGFVMQVYKGYYNIELDHSSSKMYKDSRGKSVSRGGLKEGDLVFFGSLWKIDHVGIYLGGGRFIHASTSKGVMISPMQDKYWGHKYQGARRFK; encoded by the coding sequence ATGTTTTCTCATTTCAGAACCGTAGTTCCCTTACTAGCCCTACTCTGTTTAGGACTTACGTGTTGCTCTTTCCCGGTGCGCACGGGCTACGACCGAAACATTGGCGACTACAAGAGCGTTCCTCCGAGCGAAACTGCATCTACCCCACCTAAAGAAGATACGCAAAAACCCACTCAAGAAGCAGTCCAAGAAACCCCGTCGGATTCTACCAAGCACATGAATTCCGCCGAGAAGGCTCGCGCGGCCATTAAGAAAAAGGAAGCCGCCAAGGCAGCCCAAAAGGCAACGCCCAAAAGCGACTTGGAAACCTACGCCAGGAAATGGATGGGGGCCAAGTACGTTTACGGCAAAGCCACCAGAACAAAGACAGACTGTTCCGGATTCGTGATGCAAGTTTACAAGGGCTACTACAACATTGAACTTGACCACAGCTCCTCAAAAATGTACAAGGATAGCCGCGGGAAATCCGTAAGTCGCGGCGGGCTCAAAGAAGGAGACCTCGTATTCTTCGGAAGTCTCTGGAAGATTGACCATGTGGGAATCTACTTGGGTGGTGGTCGCTTTATTCACGCAAGCACCAGCAAGGGCGTCATGATTTCGCCCATGCAAGACAAATACTGGGGTCACAAATACCAAGGCGCCAGAAGATTTAAGTAA
- the thrS gene encoding threonine--tRNA ligase, producing MSQIELTFPDGSVRSVASGTTGLEIAKGISEGLARKALGVKLGDKVLDLTRPLTESGTIKIITPSNDDPDALMLLRHSCSHVLAEAICDLFPGTKLAYGPAIEKGFYYDLMTPTPIQQSDFERIEKRMKEIIKEDRPFTRCEVSAADGLKRTEGDKYKTDNAERALAREGSDGTLSFYVTGEPGKNFEDLCAGPHVPSTGKLKNFKVLSMSGAYWHGDQNSDQLTRVYGTCFADKEGLETYLKFLEEAEKRDHRKIGKEMDLYHIEDHSPGMVFWHPKGTKMVNALKDYIRGKIDRRGYLEVITPEIVNKTLWIKSGHADKYNENMFKTLAGDVEMAVKPMNCPCHIQIFNTGLRSWRDLPMRLAEFGKCHRYEPAGTMHGLMRVRGFVQDDAHIFCTEDQIASEVADFCALVKEIYHDFGFDDIVVKFSTRPEKRVGSDEIWDKAEAALAEATKLAGLDYILNPGEGAFYGPKLEFTLKDSLGRDWQCGTIQVDFNLPQRLGAEYVGKDNQKHIPVMLHRAAVGSIERFLGILIEEFMGDFPLWLAPVQARVLPISEKFVEYAKSVERELVNAGVRVEVDESNEKLGYKIRQCELQKIPYKIIVGEKEQAEGLIAVNKRKEGDKGQMTVADFLKMTEDDRKVVR from the coding sequence ATGTCTCAAATCGAACTCACCTTCCCCGATGGCTCCGTACGTTCCGTAGCATCGGGCACCACCGGCCTCGAAATTGCGAAGGGCATTTCCGAAGGTCTTGCACGCAAGGCGCTTGGCGTCAAACTCGGCGATAAGGTCCTCGACCTCACGCGCCCGCTCACCGAGAGCGGCACCATCAAGATTATCACGCCGAGCAACGACGACCCGGATGCTCTGATGCTCCTGCGTCACAGCTGCAGCCACGTGCTTGCCGAAGCCATCTGCGACCTGTTCCCGGGCACCAAGCTCGCCTATGGTCCGGCTATCGAAAAGGGTTTCTACTACGATTTGATGACACCGACCCCGATTCAGCAGTCGGATTTCGAGCGCATCGAAAAGCGCATGAAGGAAATCATCAAGGAAGACCGTCCGTTTACCCGTTGCGAAGTCAGCGCCGCCGATGGCCTGAAGCGCACCGAGGGCGACAAGTACAAGACGGACAACGCTGAACGCGCTCTCGCCCGCGAAGGTAGCGACGGAACGCTCAGCTTCTACGTGACTGGCGAACCGGGCAAGAACTTTGAAGACCTCTGCGCTGGCCCCCACGTGCCTTCTACTGGCAAGCTCAAGAATTTCAAGGTGCTCTCGATGTCGGGCGCCTACTGGCATGGCGACCAGAACAGCGACCAGCTGACCCGCGTGTACGGCACCTGCTTTGCCGACAAGGAAGGTCTCGAAACTTATTTGAAGTTCCTTGAAGAAGCCGAAAAGCGCGACCACCGCAAGATTGGTAAGGAAATGGACCTCTACCACATCGAAGACCATTCTCCGGGCATGGTGTTCTGGCACCCGAAGGGCACCAAGATGGTGAACGCCCTCAAGGACTACATCCGCGGAAAGATTGACCGTCGCGGCTACCTGGAAGTTATCACGCCGGAAATCGTGAACAAGACTTTGTGGATTAAGTCCGGCCACGCCGACAAGTACAACGAGAACATGTTCAAGACGCTGGCTGGCGACGTGGAAATGGCCGTGAAGCCGATGAACTGCCCCTGCCACATCCAGATTTTCAACACTGGGCTCCGCAGCTGGCGCGACCTGCCGATGCGCCTTGCCGAATTCGGTAAGTGCCACCGTTACGAACCTGCCGGTACCATGCACGGCCTGATGCGCGTGCGCGGCTTTGTGCAGGACGACGCCCACATCTTCTGTACCGAAGACCAGATTGCAAGCGAAGTGGCCGACTTCTGTGCCCTCGTCAAGGAAATCTACCACGACTTCGGTTTCGACGATATCGTGGTGAAGTTCTCCACCCGCCCGGAAAAGCGCGTGGGTTCTGACGAAATCTGGGACAAGGCTGAAGCCGCCCTCGCCGAAGCTACCAAGCTCGCTGGCCTCGACTACATTTTGAACCCGGGCGAAGGTGCCTTCTACGGTCCGAAGCTCGAATTCACGCTGAAGGACAGCCTCGGTCGTGATTGGCAGTGCGGTACGATTCAGGTCGACTTCAACCTCCCGCAGCGCCTGGGTGCCGAGTATGTCGGCAAGGACAACCAGAAGCACATTCCGGTGATGCTGCACCGTGCGGCCGTGGGTTCCATCGAACGCTTCCTCGGCATTCTCATCGAAGAATTCATGGGCGATTTCCCGCTGTGGCTCGCTCCGGTTCAGGCCCGCGTGCTCCCGATTTCCGAGAAGTTCGTTGAATACGCTAAGTCCGTGGAACGCGAACTCGTGAACGCCGGCGTCCGCGTGGAAGTTGACGAAAGCAACGAGAAGCTCGGCTACAAGATCCGCCAGTGCGAACTCCAGAAGATTCCTTACAAGATTATTGTAGGCGAAAAGGAACAGGCAGAAGGTCTCATCGCTGTCAACAAGAGAAAGGAAGGCGATAAGGGTCAGATGACGGTCGCTGACTTCCTCAAGATGACCGAAGACGACCGCAAGGTTGTGAGATAA
- a CDS encoding polysaccharide biosynthesis tyrosine autokinase, translating to MATSKKEETDLGEFLKILVKNWQIMAPVMLLSAIVGVFVAMWARPIYQVDALLQIESKNSKPSGMMGSLGALFATSSPAETEMELIRSRQVMGSAVEKMRLDLVAEPLDKMDRLLHKEGRLELNNFNVPWDNVPKEERGMPWIAVAKDSLGNFDLYDHNKNLVLSGAAGQTYRFPYAGDTATFGIFRAVVRQGQRFAISKMKRLEAIEAFRGAFKVSEKGKKTGILEFSYQDIYPDRAVEILNEVASSYLRQNVEERNAEAQKTLEFLEKQLPDVKAQMDSSLLNLNTYRNRVGSVDINAETQLVLQQRMKLQQDILALQQRKQSAIRLFHAEHPSVKTLEEQENALKRELAGTSSAVKKLPATQQEVLKLQNEVELAKVMYTSMLNNIQQLRLVSAGEVGSVRIIDFAEEVTKPTKPKKKIILCVALFLGFLLGAAIVSFKSKFSSGVKSANFIEKETGFTVYAKVPKGNPKGTKGTRPLAVVEPDDVAVESLRALRSSLEFSMMDEGGSIVGVSGLIPGVGKSFVSVNLAALFAGLGKKVLLIDADLRKGRLHKEFGIKRGNGLSQVLLREVEADSVVFPTEVENLFVIPCGNVPNNPAELLGSKHYAEIIDKFKKEFDLVVIDTPPIMLVTDAALACHVASQIVMVIEYNKHSIDAIKDGMAQILKGNSSAHASIVINKYEHSRTEGYGYKYGKY from the coding sequence ATGGCGACATCGAAAAAAGAAGAAACCGATTTAGGTGAATTTTTAAAAATCCTTGTAAAGAACTGGCAGATAATGGCCCCAGTCATGTTGCTTTCGGCAATTGTTGGAGTCTTTGTTGCTATGTGGGCCCGACCGATTTATCAGGTGGATGCCCTTTTACAGATTGAATCTAAGAATAGCAAGCCTTCTGGAATGATGGGTAGTCTCGGAGCCTTGTTTGCGACCAGTAGCCCCGCCGAAACAGAAATGGAATTGATCCGTAGTCGTCAGGTGATGGGCTCTGCTGTCGAAAAGATGAGACTTGACCTGGTTGCAGAACCTCTTGATAAGATGGATCGTCTGCTGCATAAAGAAGGCCGCCTTGAACTCAATAACTTTAATGTTCCCTGGGATAATGTTCCTAAGGAAGAACGGGGAATGCCGTGGATTGCTGTTGCCAAGGATTCCTTAGGTAATTTTGACTTGTATGACCATAACAAGAATTTGGTCCTGTCTGGAGCTGCTGGGCAAACTTATCGTTTCCCGTATGCTGGCGATACGGCTACTTTCGGTATCTTCCGCGCCGTCGTCCGTCAAGGTCAGCGTTTTGCTATTTCTAAAATGAAACGATTGGAAGCTATTGAAGCATTCCGTGGTGCGTTCAAGGTTTCCGAAAAAGGAAAGAAAACAGGCATTCTTGAATTTTCGTACCAGGATATCTATCCCGATCGTGCTGTTGAAATCCTGAACGAGGTCGCCTCGTCGTACCTGCGTCAGAATGTTGAAGAACGTAATGCCGAAGCCCAAAAGACTTTGGAATTCTTGGAAAAACAGTTGCCCGATGTCAAGGCTCAGATGGATTCTTCCCTCTTGAACTTGAATACTTATCGCAACCGCGTCGGCTCTGTGGATATCAATGCCGAAACGCAGTTGGTTTTGCAACAGCGAATGAAGTTGCAACAAGATATTCTTGCTTTGCAACAGCGTAAGCAGAGTGCGATTCGCTTGTTCCATGCTGAACACCCCTCTGTAAAGACATTGGAAGAACAGGAAAATGCTTTGAAGCGTGAACTTGCAGGAACGTCCAGTGCCGTGAAGAAATTGCCCGCTACCCAGCAGGAGGTGCTGAAACTCCAGAACGAGGTTGAATTGGCTAAGGTCATGTACACGTCCATGCTCAATAACATTCAGCAACTTCGATTGGTCTCGGCTGGTGAAGTTGGTTCCGTCCGCATTATTGACTTTGCGGAGGAGGTGACTAAGCCGACAAAGCCCAAGAAAAAGATCATTCTTTGCGTCGCTCTCTTCCTGGGTTTCTTGTTAGGTGCTGCTATTGTTTCCTTCAAGTCGAAGTTCAGCAGCGGTGTTAAGAGTGCGAACTTCATCGAAAAGGAAACCGGTTTCACGGTTTATGCCAAGGTTCCCAAGGGTAACCCCAAGGGTACCAAGGGTACAAGACCTCTTGCTGTGGTGGAACCCGATGATGTCGCTGTGGAATCGCTGCGCGCCCTCCGTTCTTCTTTGGAATTCTCCATGATGGACGAAGGGGGCTCCATTGTTGGCGTGAGCGGACTTATTCCGGGCGTGGGCAAGAGCTTTGTGTCAGTGAACTTAGCGGCTCTGTTTGCCGGGCTTGGTAAGAAGGTGTTGCTGATTGATGCGGACCTTCGTAAGGGGCGTCTCCATAAGGAATTTGGTATCAAGCGCGGCAACGGCCTTTCTCAGGTGCTGTTGCGTGAAGTGGAAGCCGATTCAGTGGTGTTCCCCACGGAAGTTGAAAATCTGTTTGTGATTCCTTGTGGCAATGTTCCCAACAATCCGGCTGAATTGCTTGGTTCCAAGCATTATGCCGAAATCATAGATAAGTTCAAGAAAGAATTCGATTTGGTTGTCATTGATACTCCGCCGATTATGCTTGTTACCGACGCTGCTCTTGCTTGCCATGTAGCTAGCCAGATTGTGATGGTGATTGAATACAATAAGCATTCTATCGACGCTATCAAGGATGGCATGGCCCAGATCCTCAAGGGTAATTCTAGTGCCCATGCTTCTATCGTTATCAATAAGTATGAACACAGTCGCACCGAAGGGTATGGCTACAAGTACGGGAAATACTAA
- the pheA gene encoding prephenate dehydratase, translated as MKKIAFQGRKGAYSDCAAHYLFGEDIETLPMDTFEEIYQAVETGEADGGAIPIENSTAGSIEANYDLLYKWRHRIVGEVLLRIEHTLCVMPGVKLADLKRVYSHPQALAQCSKFFAENPQIKAVPAFDTAGSAEELAARKAKDEGAISSAYAAKIYNLDILKAGLENLKGTNFTRFYGIQKIPAAFNETEGAKTTMLFELANNNAVGALYNALGCFAKRGINLTRCESRPHPDKPWEYIFHVSFEANVNEDRAQAALAELKNYTNNMYILGTFKKGVIETLKY; from the coding sequence ATGAAGAAAATTGCATTCCAAGGCCGCAAGGGCGCCTATAGCGATTGTGCCGCACATTACTTGTTCGGTGAAGACATCGAAACGCTCCCGATGGATACTTTCGAAGAAATTTACCAGGCTGTAGAAACCGGCGAAGCCGATGGTGGCGCGATTCCTATCGAAAACTCCACGGCAGGTTCCATTGAGGCAAACTACGATTTGCTCTACAAGTGGCGTCACCGCATTGTAGGCGAGGTCTTGCTCCGTATCGAACACACTTTGTGCGTGATGCCAGGCGTCAAGCTCGCCGACCTCAAGCGCGTTTACAGTCACCCGCAGGCTCTTGCGCAGTGTTCCAAGTTCTTTGCCGAAAACCCGCAAATCAAGGCGGTTCCGGCATTCGATACCGCAGGCTCTGCCGAAGAACTCGCCGCTCGCAAGGCTAAAGACGAAGGCGCCATCTCAAGCGCCTACGCCGCAAAGATTTACAACTTGGACATTCTGAAGGCCGGCCTCGAAAACTTGAAGGGCACGAACTTCACGCGTTTTTACGGCATTCAAAAAATTCCCGCCGCATTCAACGAAACCGAAGGCGCCAAGACGACCATGCTGTTCGAACTCGCCAACAACAATGCAGTAGGCGCTCTTTACAACGCTCTCGGCTGCTTCGCCAAACGCGGCATCAACTTGACCCGCTGCGAAAGCCGCCCGCACCCGGACAAGCCGTGGGAATACATTTTCCACGTATCGTTCGAAGCAAACGTGAATGAAGATCGCGCCCAGGCTGCACTCGCCGAGCTCAAGAATTACACGAACAACATGTACATTCTGGGCACCTTCAAGAAAGGCGTGATTGAAACTTTGAAATACTAA
- a CDS encoding phosphatase PAP2 family protein encodes MNIIKITLVAIALCGAVLCSFAADVKPYVEADALPNALNYYPAPPDTMSPQFIYDISQYMWGKSMRLDSARAALAVAQAVETVEEMAAMFSEPFGMEISVKKTPAIMNVLERGIRTLKQVGSKAKRHYMRRRPYDRFNEPTLVPAEEERLRTNGSYPSGHTIRAWAMALLLVEVNPAAQDALLKYAYEWGQSRVIAGFHWQSDVDASKVLVSGAYPSLHTNETFMADMRKAQAEFKKLKAAAKPAVTKAGKK; translated from the coding sequence ATGAACATTATCAAGATAACCTTAGTCGCGATAGCCTTGTGTGGGGCTGTCCTGTGCAGTTTTGCTGCCGATGTCAAACCCTATGTGGAAGCCGATGCGCTCCCGAATGCGTTGAACTATTACCCTGCACCCCCCGATACCATGTCGCCGCAGTTCATATACGATATCTCGCAGTACATGTGGGGTAAATCGATGCGCCTAGACTCTGCCCGTGCGGCTCTTGCGGTGGCACAGGCGGTAGAAACCGTCGAAGAGATGGCCGCAATGTTCAGCGAACCCTTCGGCATGGAAATTTCGGTAAAGAAGACTCCTGCCATCATGAATGTTCTTGAACGCGGAATCCGGACGCTTAAGCAGGTGGGGAGCAAGGCCAAAAGACATTACATGAGGCGCCGCCCTTACGACCGCTTCAATGAACCGACGCTTGTCCCTGCCGAAGAAGAAAGGCTAAGAACAAATGGATCCTATCCGTCAGGACATACCATTCGTGCGTGGGCGATGGCCCTGTTGCTGGTCGAGGTGAACCCGGCCGCTCAGGACGCCCTGCTGAAATACGCCTACGAATGGGGACAGAGCCGCGTAATCGCAGGCTTCCACTGGCAAAGCGATGTGGATGCCTCCAAGGTGCTTGTCTCGGGCGCCTACCCGAGCTTGCATACAAACGAAACCTTCATGGCCGACATGCGCAAGGCCCAGGCCGAATTCAAGAAGCTTAAGGCCGCTGCGAAGCCCGCTGTAACGAAGGCCGGGAAGAAGTAA
- a CDS encoding ATP-binding protein: MFKRKILKEFENWKISGGKKKALVVKGMRQIGKTSSVLKFARSNYESVVYINFKENENAKKVFEGDLNVSRITIDLSALFPNAHFVENKTVIIFDEIQECANARASIKPFMEDGRYDVICTGSLLGIKGYNRKKGKGVPTGFERIIYMKPMDFEEFLWAKGIGENVIAYLKECFTKKEPVSEATHNAMLRYFKEYLCVGGLPYVVSRFVETNDMNVVWQEQQDILEEYKDDFGKHLDENENEEIDRTLLGRINRVFDSIPAQLAKENNKFVYSQLEKKGRSENYQTAIQWLYDCGIINICHNLTNIAEPLEGYKIENTFKIYVQDSGLFVAMLERGTAAKILSGDLGFYKGAIYENIIADCFSKQGRKLFYFRKESGLEIDFVENVGGELAIIEVKATTGRSKSAKTVLSNDNYDAKVCYKLSKNNIGVAGKMVTLPYYMAMFLE; encoded by the coding sequence ATGTTCAAGCGAAAAATCCTTAAAGAATTTGAAAATTGGAAGATTTCAGGGGGCAAAAAGAAGGCCCTGGTTGTCAAGGGGATGCGCCAAATCGGCAAGACATCCAGTGTCCTGAAATTCGCCCGCAGCAACTACGAGAGCGTCGTCTATATCAACTTTAAGGAAAATGAAAATGCGAAGAAGGTCTTCGAGGGAGACCTGAACGTGAGCCGGATTACCATAGACCTTTCCGCGCTTTTCCCTAATGCGCATTTTGTCGAGAACAAGACCGTCATCATCTTCGATGAAATTCAGGAATGTGCAAACGCCCGCGCAAGCATCAAGCCTTTTATGGAAGACGGTCGCTACGACGTCATCTGTACTGGATCCCTGCTTGGTATTAAGGGGTACAACCGTAAAAAGGGAAAAGGCGTCCCAACCGGTTTTGAAAGAATAATTTATATGAAACCCATGGATTTCGAGGAATTTCTGTGGGCAAAGGGCATTGGCGAAAACGTCATCGCATACCTAAAGGAATGCTTCACGAAAAAGGAACCCGTAAGCGAGGCGACGCACAACGCCATGCTCCGCTACTTCAAGGAATACCTTTGTGTAGGCGGGCTCCCTTATGTCGTTTCTCGATTTGTTGAGACGAACGACATGAACGTCGTTTGGCAGGAACAGCAAGACATTCTTGAAGAATACAAGGACGACTTTGGTAAGCACCTTGACGAGAACGAAAACGAGGAAATCGACCGCACGCTTCTTGGCCGCATCAATCGCGTCTTTGATTCAATTCCCGCCCAACTTGCGAAGGAAAACAACAAGTTTGTCTATTCGCAACTAGAAAAGAAGGGCCGTTCCGAAAACTACCAAACCGCAATCCAATGGCTCTACGACTGCGGCATAATCAACATTTGCCACAACCTGACCAACATCGCAGAACCCCTTGAAGGCTACAAGATCGAGAATACGTTTAAGATTTATGTGCAGGATTCCGGCCTGTTTGTCGCCATGCTGGAACGCGGCACTGCGGCCAAGATTCTAAGCGGCGATTTGGGATTCTATAAAGGCGCCATCTACGAGAACATCATCGCAGATTGTTTCTCTAAACAAGGTCGCAAACTATTCTACTTCCGCAAAGAATCCGGGCTAGAAATTGACTTTGTAGAAAATGTCGGCGGCGAACTCGCCATTATTGAAGTCAAGGCGACAACGGGACGCTCCAAGTCGGCAAAGACCGTTCTGAGTAACGACAACTACGATGCAAAAGTTTGCTACAAGCTCTCCAAAAACAACATCGGTGTTGCTGGCAAAATGGTTACCCTGCCGTATTACATGGCGATGTTCTTGGAGTAA